The Garra rufa chromosome 8, GarRuf1.0, whole genome shotgun sequence genome has a segment encoding these proteins:
- the LOC141340160 gene encoding uncharacterized protein, translated as MWCAEFKHKFTSVLSQSTSAPGFTVNKNTPVASRLNAEGAGRQKHDNIKEPRDNSVSEPHRSWPFFSLSTRWRQRSIYGIGSSEPSGSSSGGMERVFSAPVGPYDCNQGLQASVRCKTPSFQRGYSVCSKRGFSSGVRSGNILPSREKSYKTSSSGGNSEGLLLPLFSNSKERRGTAPDTGSTCSKQALKGVQIQDAHSRGSHSFNPPGRLVCHGRSQGCVLSYKHLSGAQEISQVFLSERSVRICYSPVRAQPRSTGVQQMHRSSIISSETQGSQNICLFGRLSDLRSFEGARGARHRDAHVSSHESGVQDQLCQKPADPVPGDRVSRLANRLGGISRYALEKEDNGVLSVPSPVSRGKPGLVQDLSPPYGHDGFVSVCGSAGLAENEELPALGCSEASVPTPAPRTQSENYHGVRDGTSSVEKPLCIPDRNLDGERVSEKSSDYGRIPNGMGSCFSGQIGKRSLDASISQTSHKHAGVNGSLSSTKTFSSILGGFSCSSQDRQHNSGGIYQSPRGNAFVATAQSSTQADCLERSAFQFAARNARPGSPECGSGPPVEGQPVIWRMGTPLAGGESDLGNIRQGCRRSIRLASKRKMSAVFLSQRRKCTLGCGCAGTPVAERVAIRVPTTESNFSHPRQNKRKRIISPSDSPSLAREAVAGRDCPTPLGRALATPVASGPAVPSGGANFSPPSGTDESLGLAREGLNLNALGLPQEVINTIQSARAPSTRSLYDLKWRVFDDWCTRKGVIPFQCAVSEVLCFLQSLLNNGRAFSTIKVYLAAISACHVGFEGVSVGRHPLIGRFMKGVRRLRPVSKRLVPSWDLSMVLNALTQTPFEPLESVHIKFLSLKTVLLLALASAKRVGELHALSVHQTCLKFSPDDSKVTLLPNPAFVPKVSDSAYNCSALELRAFYPPPFSSEEERKLHTLCPVRALRFYVNRTQSFRKNDQLLVSWATHCKGKPISSQRLSHWMVEAIELAYTSMGLQAPEGLHAHSTRGISTSWALFKGISVGDICAAASWASPHTFIRFYRLDVTAPSLAHAVLRVGSLED; from the coding sequence ATGTGGTGTGCGGAGTTCAAGCACAAGTTCACAAGTGTATTGTCACAAAGCACTTCAGCCCCTGGGTTCACAGTCAATAAAAACACCCCTGTCGCATCCAGGCTCAATGCCGAGGGCGCAGGGAGACAAAAACATGATAATATCAAAGAACCAAGAGATAATTCGGTCTCTGAGCCACACAGATCCTGGCCGTTTTTCTCTCTGTCCACTAGATGGCGCCAGCGCTCCATCTATGGAATCGGTTCATCCGAACCCTCTGGCTCTTCATCAGGAGGCATGGAGAGAGTGTTCTCCGCACCCGTGGGTCCTTACGACTGTAACCAGGGGTTACAGGCTTCAGTTCGCTGTAAAACCCCCTCCTTTCAACGGGGTTATAGCGTCTGCAGCAAACGGGGATTCAGCTCGGGTGTTAGAAGCGGAAATATCCTCCCTTCTAGAGAAAAGAGCTATAAGACGAGTTCCAGTGGGGGAAACTCAGAGGGGTTATTACTCCCGTTATTTTCTAATTCCAAAGAAAGACGGGGGACTGCGCCCGATACTGGATCTACGTGCTCTAAACAAGCACTTAAGGGAGTACAAATTCAGGATGCTCACAGTCGTGGCTCTCACTCGTTCAATCCGCCGGGGAGATTGGTTTGCCACGGTCGATCTCAAGGATGCGTACTTTCATATAAGCATCTATCCGGCGCACAGGAAATATCTCAGGTTTTCCTTTCAGAACGAAGTGTACGAATTTGTTACTCTCCCGTTCGGGCTCAGCCTCGCTCCACGGGTGTTCAGCAGATGCATAGAAGCAGCATTATCTCCTCTGAGACACAGGGGTCTCAGAATATCTGCTTATTTGGACGATTATCTGATCTGCGCTCATTCGAGGGAGCGCGCGGAGCGAGACATAGAGATGCTCACGTCTCATCTCACGAATCTGGGGTTCAGGATCAACTTTGCCAAAAGCCAGCTGATCCCGTCCCAGGAGATAGAGTATCTAGGCTTGCGAATAGACTCGGTGGAATATCGCGCTATGCTCTCGAAAAGGAGGATAATGGCGTTTTATCAGTGCCTAGCCCAGTTTCGCGTGGGAAACCTGGTCTCGTACAGGACCTGTCTCCGCCTTATGGGCATGATGGCTTCGTCTCTGTCTGTGGTTCCGCTGGGCTTGCTGAAAATGAGGAGCTTCCAGCATTGGGTTGCAGCGAAGCGTCTGTGCCCACGCCGGCACCTCGCACGCAGAGTGAAAATTACCACGGAGTGCGTGATGGCACTTCATCAGTGGAGAAACCCCTGTGTATTCCGGACAGGAATCTTGATGGGGAGCGTGTCTCTGAGAAAAGTAGTGACTACGGACGCATCCCTAATGGGATGGGGAGCTGTTTTTCAGGGCAGATCGGTAAACGGTCGTTGGACGCCTCAATTTCGCAGACTTCACATAAACATGCTGGAGTTAATGGCAGTCTTTCTAGCACTAAAACATTTTCGTCCATTCTTGGAGGGTTTTCATGTTCTAGTCAGGACAGACAACACAACAGTGGTGGCATATATCAATCGCCAAGGGGGAACGCGTTCGTTGCAACTGCACAATCTAGCACGCAAGCTGATTGTCTGGAGCGCAGCGCATTTCAGTTCGCTGCGCGCAACGCACGTCCCGGGAGTCCTGAATGTGGGAGCGGACCTCCTGTCGAGGGGCAACCTGTTATATGGAGAATGGGTACTCCACTCGCAGGTGGTGAATCAGATCTGGGAAATATACGGCAGGGCTGCCGTAGATCTATTCGCCTCGCGAGCAAACGCAAAATGTCCGCTGTATTTCTCTCTCAGAGACGAAAGTGCACCCTTGGGTGTGGATGCGCTGGCACACCCGTGGCCGAACGTGTTGCTATACGCGTTCCCACCACTGAGTCTAATTTCTCCCACCCTAGACAGAATAAGAGAAAACGGATTATCTCTCCTTCTGATAGCCCCTCATTGGCCAGGGAGGCTGTGGCTGGCAGAGATTGTCCAACTCCTTTGGGGAGAGCCCTGGCAACTCCCGTTGCGTCGGGACCTGCTGTCCCAAGCGGAGGGGCAAATTTTTCACCCCCATCCGGAACGGATGAATCTTTGGGTCTGGCCCGTGAAGGGTTGAATCTAAACGCACTCGGACTTCCCCAGGAGGTCATAAATACTATACAGAGTGCTAGAGCTCCATCAACGCGCTCGCTGTATGATTTGAAATGGCGGGTCTTTGATGACTGGTGCACTCGTAAAGGAGTTATTCCTTTTCAGTGTGCGGTGAGTGAGGTTCTCTGTTTTTTGCAAAGCTTACTGAACAATGGGAGAGCGTTCTCTACCATTAAGGTTTACCTGGCGGCAATTTCAGCCTGTCATGTGGGCTTCGAAGGAGTTTCAGTGGGCCGGCACCCTCTTATAGGCCGTTTTATGAAGGGGGTGAGGCGTTTGAGACCAGTGTCGAAGCGACTGGTCCCATCATGGGATTTGTCTATGGTCTTGAATGCTTTGACTCAGACCCCGTTTGAGCCTCTGGAGAGTGTTCATATTAAGTTCCTATCATTGAAAACGGTCTTACTACTTGCTTTAGCCTCAGCTAAGCGAGTGGGGGAGTTACATGCCTTGTCGGTTCATCAAACATGTCTAAAATTTAGTCCGGATGACAGCAAAGTTACACTGCTGCCAAACCCAGCTTTTGTTCCCAAAGTCAGTGATTCAGCTTATAACTGCTCTGCTTTGGAGTTACGTGCTTTCTACCCTCCTCCATTTTCTTCAGAGGAGGAGAGGAAATTGCACACTTTGTGTCCTGTACGAGCGTTACGCTTTTATGTAAACAGGACACAGTCGTTCAggaaaaatgatcaattattggttTCATGGGCCACTCATTGTAAGGGTAAGCCGATCTCCTCGCAGCGCCTCTCCCATTGGATGGTCGAGGCGATCGAACTAGCCTATACATCTATGGGTCTTCAGGCCCCAGAGGGCCTTCATGCACATTCCACACGAGGTATTTCTACCTCATGGGCCCTGTTCAAGGGGATTTCAGTGGGAGATATTTGTGCGGCGGCTAGTTGGGCTTCACCCCATACATTTATCAGATTTTACCGTCTTGATGTCACTGCGCCTTCATTGGCTCATGCAGTTCTTAGAGTTGGCTCTTTGGAGGACTAA